Within Candidatus Methylomirabilis lanthanidiphila, the genomic segment ACTTACGCGGACTGCGCGAGGACGGAATCAGGGTCCCGCCTCCGAGGCAGCGCGCAGTGAGGCCACATCGCACGCCGAAGCAAGTCAGGTTCTACGCTACGGTCGAGGTAGCCGCGTAATTGACGCATGAGATTCGAATGGGATTCCGCGAACGCGGCGGCGAATGTCAGAAAGCACGGTGTGTCGTTCGAAGAAGCGGTTTCCGCGCTGAAGGATGAGTTTTCGGCCACCGCGCATGATCTGGAGCACTCTGAATCAGAACTCCGGTTCATCACCTTCGGCATTTCTGCACGTGGACGGTTGCTCACCCTTTCTCACACCGAGCATGGAAATACCATTCACATTATCAGCGCGCGATGAGCAACGCACACGGAAAGGCACATCTATGAAGAAGATTAAGTCGGAAGCGAACGATCGGCTCCGCCCCGAATACACACGCAGCGATTTAGGGCCCATTGTGCGGGGGAAATATGCGCGGCGCATGGCGAAGGAGTCAAACGTTGTCGTCATCGATCCTACAGTGTCCAAGGCATTTCCGAATGAAGCAGCGGTCAATGCCGCGCTTCGTGGCCTGCTGGAACTCGCACAGTCAAGCACCCGCCCAACCACACGTTCAACACGAACGCGCGTAAAAGCGGCGCGCGCCACTTAGCGCAGGGGTTCGGCAACAGGAGCCGACGCACGAGGCCGTACTCGATGCGTGACAATTCGCGGCCCGCGCGCTCCGGGCCGATGTGACCGACCCGATCCCTGACAAGGCAGCATGAACCTCCCCGCAGACGAGGGCGTCGATCGCCAGATCGTCGATCGTCTGCGCGTACGGGACCACGAGGTCGTCTACACTGCCGAGTCAGCGCCAGCAACCTCGGATGACGCGCTTCTGGACCGGGTCCATCGGCGATGTTCGCTATTCCTTCGCTACCCATCTCCTCAAAGACGGCTCCGATATCCGCACGGTTCAGGAGCTGTTGGGTCATCGGGATGTCAGCATGACGATGATCTACTCATGTGTTGAATTGGAGCGGCAGGGGGTTCGCAGCCGGTCGGAGGCACCCGCACGACCTGAGCGTTGGTCGGCCATATGAGGATTATGCCGACCGGCAGGTCGGCTTTTGCCGCTATCGGGCTTGTTGAAATCCCGTTGACAAGCCTGTGAAACGGCAGGACAATCCCGCGTAGCGAGAGGAAGCTCGGGGTACGTGCTATCCAGACCGGTAAAATTGTAGTCGACCCAGAGCCGGTGATCGAGCTTGTGCTTCAGTAGAATCCCGCGCGTATCTTTGAGGCTGGTTGCAGCGCAAAGGCGGAACCATCCACATTCGTACTGTGGGTGAAGGTGAGGGTTTTCATGAGTCTTGGCGAGATTATCCAAACGTGTCGAACGATTCTTGAACGTCATTACGGCGTTCGATTCAAGGGCCTCATTTTATACGGGTCGGTAGCGCGCGATCAAGCCGGTCCCGGCAGCGATATTGATCTGCTCGTGCTGTTGAGTCCGCCCTTCAACTACTTCGAAGAGCTCCGTCAGATCATCGAACTGCTCTATCCGGTTCAATTGGAATCCGAACGATTGATCTCGGCGAAGCCGGTTCTTGTGGAGGAGTTTGAGCGCGGGACCCTCCAACTCTACCGCACTGCGAAACGTGAAGGGGTCTTTGTGTGACCTCGCCGTTTGCCCCTGAAATTGCTGCGAATCTGGACCGGGCCGAGCAGTCCATCCAGGCTGCGCGTTAATTGGCATCGGGCGGCTACGACGACTTTGCAGC encodes:
- a CDS encoding Nucleotidyltransferase domain protein, producing the protein MSLGEIIQTCRTILERHYGVRFKGLILYGSVARDQAGPGSDIDLLVLLSPPFNYFEELRQIIELLYPVQLESERLISAKPVLVEEFERGTLQLYRTAKREGVFV